The genome window TTTCTCAGCACCTCTTCGTCTCACTGGTTCTTCTCGAATTCTCTCTATGCTGTGCCTCGCGCCTCACTAGTTGGAAAATGAAATACCGCAAGAAATGGCACTGGTGCCAGAGTACATAGTGCGCGAAATGAGTGGAATTAGTCCAAGTGACCAAGTGACGCATTCGCGACCCTCATACATCAAGGTACGGCACATACAGTACCTGAAATCCCTCAATCCATCCCACGCGCCCACGCGTTAACCTCCTGTTTGTTTACCTTGCTGGGGATACTTGATGAAATACAATGCTTACTGTAAGAGTGGCTTCTGGGGCACCGGTTCAGCGCCCCGTCGATAAGCAGAGATACCCTCCTGGCGCATCTTATGAGCTGATGAACTTGCCCGCTTGCTCTTTTGATCGTCTCAGCGGATAGAACAATACACTCCATGCACTCCACCTCGTCTCACGATTGATCCCCCAGATCCCAGAGATCGGTAGACGAACCGTCGCACGATTGGTAACTGCGTAAACGCGACATTGCCATTTGGATGCCCACCAGCTCTTCACGTCACGTCAAGCACATTGGGCTTCAGCGCGGAATACCGCACCCTGGCAGTTGTAGTTGTGACGAGTACAGTACATTCACCCCATTTGCAGAAATCTACCGCCAGCGCCCAGATGCGCTTGCCAACCCacgtcgtcttcgtcgaGAACCTGCCCTGGCTGCTGAACATCCTGATGATCAATCCGTGACACGTCACCGCACGACTATTGACAGACACAAACATGTCGACTAGCTCCGCAGAGAAAGCGTGCCCAACGCTGGAGGATCGACGACCACTCCTCGACAATGGCACACACGGACGCCACTTGCGTCACATTTCCTTCTCCACGACACAAAAGCAACGCGCCTCTACGAACGTTATTCATAACTGTGCAACAACATGGTATATATCCCTAGAGTCGCAGTCCTGTCACAGGAGAGTTAAAACGGCGGGGCGAAACAGGGAGGGAAACAATATAGTCTAAGGGAGACGAACGATATCGATGCCGACTGTGGTATGAGTGTGGTCGttgacctcgccctcgacgcagACCTTGACCGACTGCATCCACTTGTCCTTGagggcctcgtcgacagtCCAGCGCGTCTTCGGGTCGGGATCGAGCATGTGCTTGACAACATGGCGGCACTCGCGCGGTATCAGATTGTTGAGCGGTGGCGGgcacgccggcgcgcccTCGGGCCTCGCGCCAGACGGGTAGTACTGCGAGAGGTAGGTAGCGAAAGTGGGGTCGGACGACTTGGCGACACGCCACGGGAGCTCTTGGAACTGCATGCAGTAAAAGACGatggccgccgcccagaCATCGACAAGACGCGCATCGTACTCTGTTTGTCAGCTGGGCAGGAAACAAAATAAACTCACCCTTGTGCTCAAAGAGCTCCGGCGCGATGTACGGCTCAGAGCCGCACAAGCCCTTGGACAAGTgcgtcttcttctcccaGCACATGCGGAAGACGTCCGAAACGCCAAAGTCCGTGATCTTGACGTGCCCACGACCGTCGAGCAGGAGATTTTCCGGCTTGATGTCGCGATGCGCGACGCCCATAGAGTGGAGGTACTGGATGCCGTGAAGGATCTGCTTGAAGGTAcactcgacctcggcagAAGACATGCCGCCCTTCTTGATGGCAGCATAAAGATCTCCACCGGGGCAGTACTCCATGACCTCACACCAATGCTGCTGCTCGTcctggacgaggtcgacagTCTCGACAACGTTCATGTGGTGGAGCGTCGAGCTGATGCAGAACTCGGACGTGAGCTTCTTGACATAGTCTTTTTCTGTTTCGTTCTTGCGACGCTTGCGGAACTCTTTGACCGCGTATAACTTTTCTTCGCGGCGGTCCCATTTGTGGGCAAGGCGGACGACTGCGGTTGCGCCCTTGCCGATAGCAGCCTTGTCGCAGACACCATACTTCTTCAACAAGGAGGCGGTGCTATGGCCGTCGCCACCTTCGCTGCCCTTGGTGGAGCCACGATCTGAACCACGCGCAGAGCCCCCAGAAGCGCGGCGGCCCaacttgccgtccttgctGCCACCGAGTAAGTCCTTGAGCGTGAACTTTGTGccgccaccctcgccgccgaccgaggacgccgagcgctcAGAGAGGCGGCGCTGTATGGACGGAGCAACGGGCTCttccttgcgcttgaggCTGGGGTTACGCGAGGGCGGTCTAGAGTCGGACGATAGGGTGAGTGGCGGCGACACGTCGCCCGGCCTCTCCTTGGGCTCGACGTTGAACATCTTGGCAAGGAatcccttcttctcgccaCGGTTGCTGCTCACAGAGTGAGCCCGCGACTGGCGGCCCGAGGGCACGGGCTCGCTGATAGGCGCAGGAGCATGCACCGGGATACGCTCACCTGGACCCATGCCAGACGCGTTACGCGACATGGGCGcagacgagggcggcgggaTCTTCATGGCGGGTGGCGCTTGCAGGCCCTGGCCGACCGCGTTTAGTACGCTGTGGTCCGAAGTCGCTGGAATCGGGCGGACTGGCGTTAGAGGAGAACAGATGACATTAGCTCACACTTTGGTGCCACAAAGGCAGAGTCAGGAGGGAATTCGTGGGCACCAGCGGACGCGCTCGTGGGCCCAGTGGGAGGAGCCGACGAGTCGGGTGTAGCTCGACGGATGTGAACATCTGACAGAGGAATcgcaagctcggcgacagAGATGGAGCCAGACTTTGGGGTAACTGGCTGAGCGGGAGATGAGACAAGGGAAGGTGAATTCGTCGGCGGGTCAGCGACAGCACGATGCGCCTGTAGCATGGCAGCATCATGGGGCGTAGCGCCGTTGGCGATGAGTCCGGATGTCTGGGAATCAGCAGGCACAGCTGAGAGCACGCTCACCATTGTTCTATCGGCGGGCTTGGAGTCGTCGTCACTAGCTTCTGGCAATCCGTCGACAACAGGCATACGGGCGTAGTTGAGAGAGTGGTGAGATTGAGGGGAGATCGAGATTCGATCGGATAAAGTAACGTTGGAAGGCGGCCTTGATGACTAACTAACGTGGACGCAGAATGTGGGAACCAAAGAACTGTGGTTAGGTGTCAGCCGCAGCGTGTCGCCACTCACTTGTATGCACGACTGGCGTGGGTGTCTAGATAGCGAGAGTGATGGAGTACAGTCTAGAAGCGATAGCGGACGTTGGAGCACGAGATGTATGTGGTTGTGGAGCCGACGGCTGGCGGGATTGCTGACACAGCTTGTTGCGGGAAGCTTGGTCAACGGTTGCAAGCGGGACAATGGTGTCGACCAGTCGAGGTGGTCTTGTTGGTAAAGGATTAGAGGAGCAGCAAGCTACCTCTTGGCGCGTCTATCCACGGCGTGTTGTCGAGGCGTTTACGGTATGGTGAGCCGTATGGATGCAGCAAATAGTGACTGTTGGGTGAGGAGAGATGTGGGTGGCCAGATGGGTGACTGGGGTGGTGATTTGGGGGTGTGGGATCCTTGAGGTAACCTACGACCGAgtgagaggagagagagagagaggagggggggggggcaAGTGCCTATGGTGGGGCTTTGGACAGTTTATCTGTTCCCC of Cutaneotrichosporon cavernicola HIS019 DNA, chromosome: 4 contains these proteins:
- a CDS encoding uncharacterized protein (Protein tyrosine kinase) — encoded protein: MPVVDGLPEASDDDSKPADRTMTSGLIANGATPHDAAMLQAHRAVADPPTNSPSLVSSPAQPVTPKSGSISVAELAIPLSDVHIRRATPDSSAPPTGPTSASAGAHEFPPDSAFVAPKFRPIPATSDHSVLNAVGQGLQAPPAMKIPPPSSAPMSRNASGMGPGERIPVHAPAPISEPVPSGRQSRAHSVSSNRGEKKGFLAKMFNVEPKERPGDVSPPLTLSSDSRPPSRNPSLKRKEEPVAPSIQRRLSERSASSVGGEGGGTKFTLKDLLGGSKDGKLGRRASGGSARGSDRGSTKGSEGGDGHSTASLLKKYGVCDKAAIGKGATAVVRLAHKWDRREEKLYAVKEFRKRRKNETEKDYVKKLTSEFCISSTLHHMNVVETVDLVQDEQQHWCEVMEYCPGGDLYAAIKKGGMSSAEVECTFKQILHGIQYLHSMGVAHRDIKPENLLLDGRGHVKITDFGVSDVFRMCWEKKTHLSKGLCGSEPYIAPELFEHKEYDARLVDVWAAAIVFYCMQFQELPWRVAKSSDPTFATYLSQYYPSGARPEGAPACPPPLNNLIPRECRHVVKHMLDPDPKTRWTVDEALKDKWMQSVKVCVEGEVNDHTHTTVGIDIVRLP